A single window of Acidimicrobiales bacterium DNA harbors:
- a CDS encoding LLM class flavin-dependent oxidoreductase, which yields MRFGIFLAPFHPVGQNPTLALERDLELVVHLDGLGFDEAWIGEHHSAGYEIIASPEVFIAVAAERTRHLRFGTGVSSLPYHHPLLLTDRMVLLDHLTRGRIMLGVGPGALPSDAYMMGIDVAKQRDMMEEALEAILLLLQSEEPVSYETDWFTLRDARLQLRPYQRPHFEVAVAAQVSPSGPRAAGRFGCSLLSIGATSAGGFDALGYHWDVMEERAEQFGTTADRQGWRLVGPMHIADTREQAARDVEFGLAQWVDYFRRVAALPLAPEGTSDDDLVEVLNGTGFAVIGTPDDAIAQIARLEEQSNGGFGAYLLMAHEWADRSATRRSYELIAREVMPVFQGSSTSLTASRDWAAENRPQFIGAAGAAIMSSIQRHNDEKAKNQAEKGSS from the coding sequence ATGAGGTTCGGCATCTTCCTGGCCCCGTTCCACCCCGTGGGCCAGAACCCCACCCTGGCGCTGGAGCGCGACCTCGAGCTGGTGGTCCACCTCGACGGCCTCGGCTTCGACGAGGCGTGGATCGGCGAGCACCACTCCGCCGGCTACGAGATCATCGCCTCGCCCGAGGTGTTCATCGCCGTCGCCGCCGAGCGCACCCGCCACCTGCGGTTCGGCACCGGCGTGTCGTCGCTGCCCTACCACCACCCGCTGCTCCTCACCGACCGCATGGTGCTGCTCGACCACCTCACCCGGGGTCGCATCATGCTGGGCGTCGGGCCGGGGGCACTGCCGTCGGACGCCTACATGATGGGCATCGACGTGGCGAAGCAGCGGGACATGATGGAGGAGGCGCTCGAGGCGATCCTCCTGCTGCTGCAGAGCGAGGAGCCCGTCAGCTACGAGACCGACTGGTTCACCCTGCGCGACGCCCGCCTGCAGCTGCGCCCGTACCAGCGGCCGCACTTCGAGGTGGCGGTCGCCGCCCAGGTGTCGCCCAGCGGGCCGCGGGCGGCGGGGCGGTTCGGCTGCTCGCTGCTGTCCATCGGCGCCACCTCCGCCGGCGGGTTCGACGCCCTCGGCTACCACTGGGACGTGATGGAGGAGCGGGCCGAGCAGTTCGGCACCACGGCCGACCGCCAGGGCTGGCGGCTGGTCGGGCCGATGCACATCGCCGACACCCGGGAGCAGGCGGCGCGGGACGTCGAGTTCGGGCTGGCCCAGTGGGTCGACTACTTCCGCCGGGTGGCCGCGCTGCCCTTGGCGCCCGAGGGCACCTCCGACGACGACCTGGTCGAGGTGCTCAACGGCACCGGGTTCGCGGTGATCGGCACGCCCGACGACGCGATCGCCCAGATCGCCCGGCTGGAGGAGCAGTCGAACGGCGGGTTCGGCGCCTACCTGCTGATGGCGCACGAGTGGGCCGACCGGTCGGCGACGCGGCGGTCGTACGAGCTGATCGCCCGCGAGGTGATGCCGGTGTTCCAGGGCTCGTCCACCAGCCTGACCGCCAGCCGCGACTGGGCCGCCGAGAACCGGCCCCAGTTCATCGGCGCCGCGGGGGCGGCGATCATGTCGTCGATCCAGCGCCACAACGACGAGAAGGCCAAGAACCAGGCCGAGAAGGGCTCGTCATGA
- a CDS encoding alpha/beta hydrolase has protein sequence MRERTVAVGNGIDMHLYEDGEPGAPVVVLCHGFPELGYSWRHQLPALAAAGYHAVAPDQRGYGGTTCPAAIEDYDIVGLTDDILGLLDVLGTDRADLVGHDWGSNVVSHLVLRAPERVRGAMWMSVPFIARAPAPPTQIFKQIFTDMWFYMLYFQEPGVADADLGRDPATTIRRFLHTVSGEADLAQLAQMAGARDGRGLVERLSEPDGPSAWITPDELGHYVAAFTRTGYTGGLNWYRNLDRNWSLTEAYDGAHVTVPGAYVGGQADPVVAMTPPDGMKQWVDDLRGITMVPGAGHWVQQEKPVEVNEALLAFLRGLG, from the coding sequence ATGAGGGAGCGCACGGTCGCGGTCGGCAACGGGATCGACATGCACCTGTACGAGGACGGCGAGCCGGGTGCGCCGGTCGTCGTGCTGTGCCACGGCTTCCCCGAGCTCGGCTACTCGTGGCGGCACCAGCTGCCGGCGCTGGCCGCGGCCGGCTACCACGCCGTCGCCCCCGACCAGCGGGGCTACGGCGGGACCACCTGCCCCGCGGCGATCGAGGACTACGACATCGTCGGTCTGACCGACGACATCCTCGGGCTGCTCGACGTCCTGGGCACCGACCGGGCTGACCTCGTCGGCCACGACTGGGGCTCGAACGTGGTGTCCCACCTGGTGCTGCGGGCGCCCGAGCGGGTGCGGGGTGCCATGTGGATGAGCGTGCCGTTCATCGCCCGGGCACCGGCCCCGCCGACCCAGATCTTCAAGCAGATCTTCACGGACATGTGGTTCTACATGCTCTACTTCCAGGAGCCCGGTGTGGCCGACGCCGACCTGGGCCGCGACCCGGCGACGACCATCCGCCGCTTCCTGCACACGGTCAGCGGCGAGGCCGACCTGGCGCAGCTGGCCCAGATGGCGGGCGCGCGCGACGGGCGGGGGCTGGTCGAGCGCCTCTCCGAGCCCGACGGCCCGTCCGCCTGGATCACCCCGGACGAGCTCGGCCACTACGTCGCGGCGTTCACCCGCACCGGCTACACGGGCGGCCTCAACTGGTACCGCAACCTCGACCGCAACTGGTCGCTGACCGAGGCGTACGACGGCGCTCACGTGACGGTGCCGGGGGCCTACGTGGGCGGTCAGGCCGACCCGGTGGTGGCGATGACGCCGCCCGACGGGATGAAGCAGTGGGTCGACGACCTGCGGGGCATCACCATGGTCCCCGGGGCCGGCCACTGGGTGCAGCAGGAGAAGCCCGTCGAGGTCAACGAGGCGTTGCTGGCGTTCCTGCGGGGGCTGGGCTGA
- a CDS encoding cytochrome c oxidase assembly protein, protein MRFTDLLTGWGFDPAAAIVIALVGGLYLLGVRRLAAKGRRWSPARSAAMAGALVAGVVATQSGVGRYESDRMWVHMVQHVLLGMVVPLLVVLAAPLTLALQTARPGTRRGLRRALHSPAARVLGHPLVGWCLFGGSLVVLYLTPLLDVAARAPLVHLLVHAHVVTIGLLFLAPLVGIDPLPARLAPPARLLALLAAVPFHAVIALALTSAGSPVAPETYPSLDDQRAAAGLFWGSGEILTLVAAGIVVRQWWVAEQRAAARDDARRAGVSPAPAGTPATPR, encoded by the coding sequence GTGCGATTCACGGACCTGCTGACCGGGTGGGGGTTCGACCCGGCCGCCGCGATCGTGATCGCCCTGGTCGGAGGCCTCTACCTCCTGGGCGTCCGGCGGCTGGCCGCGAAGGGTCGACGCTGGTCGCCGGCCCGCAGCGCCGCCATGGCGGGAGCGCTGGTGGCGGGCGTTGTCGCCACCCAGTCGGGCGTCGGGCGCTACGAGAGCGACCGGATGTGGGTCCACATGGTCCAGCACGTGCTGCTGGGGATGGTCGTGCCGCTGCTGGTGGTGCTCGCCGCGCCCCTCACCCTCGCCCTCCAGACCGCCCGACCCGGCACCCGCCGGGGCCTCCGCCGGGCCCTCCACTCCCCGGCCGCCCGCGTCCTCGGCCACCCGCTGGTCGGCTGGTGCCTGTTCGGCGGCAGCCTCGTCGTCCTCTACCTCACCCCGCTGCTCGACGTCGCCGCCCGCGCGCCCCTCGTCCACCTCCTGGTGCACGCCCACGTGGTGACGATCGGCCTCCTGTTCCTGGCGCCGCTGGTGGGGATCGATCCACTCCCTGCACGGCTCGCCCCGCCCGCCCGCCTCCTGGCGCTGCTGGCGGCGGTGCCGTTCCACGCCGTGATCGCCCTGGCGCTCACGTCCGCGGGCTCCCCCGTCGCCCCGGAGACCTACCCGTCGCTCGACGACCAGCGGGCCGCCGCGGGCCTCTTCTGGGGGTCGGGCGAGATCCTCACCCTGGTCGCGGCGGGCATCGTGGTGCGGCAGTGGTGGGTGGCGGAACAGCGGGCCGCCGCCCGGGACGACGCCCGCCGCGCCGGCGTCAGCCCAGCCCCCGCAGGAACGCCAGCAACGCCTCGTTGA
- a CDS encoding heme-copper oxidase subunit III: protein MTTQPPGPTDGAAAHPPEPSTSGLSPLGVGVVVWLASELMFFAGLFAAYFTLRSINDTWPPDDVELETLRTGLATVVLVASSFTMHLALHAVRHEPGPAGTRRAVRWLGVTALLGAVFLSNQALEYAQASFSIDDHAYGSIFYLMTGFHGLHVLGGLLFMGAVAWAVHGRSQVPSLPTVEVCSYYWHFVDVVWVAMFATIYLLR from the coding sequence GTGACCACCCAGCCTCCGGGGCCCACCGACGGAGCCGCCGCGCACCCGCCGGAGCCGTCGACGTCGGGCCTGTCGCCCCTCGGGGTGGGTGTCGTGGTGTGGCTCGCGTCCGAGCTGATGTTCTTCGCTGGACTGTTCGCCGCCTACTTCACGCTGCGGTCGATCAACGACACCTGGCCGCCCGACGACGTCGAGCTGGAGACCCTCCGCACCGGCCTGGCGACCGTGGTGCTGGTCGCCTCCAGCTTCACCATGCACCTGGCCCTCCACGCCGTGCGCCACGAGCCCGGCCCGGCCGGCACCCGGCGGGCCGTCCGGTGGCTCGGCGTGACCGCCCTGCTGGGTGCGGTGTTCCTGTCGAACCAGGCGCTCGAGTACGCCCAGGCGTCGTTCTCGATCGACGACCACGCCTACGGCTCGATCTTCTACCTGATGACGGGGTTCCACGGCCTCCACGTGCTGGGCGGCCTGCTGTTCATGGGGGCGGTGGCGTGGGCGGTGCACGGGCGCTCGCAGGTGCCGTCGCTGCCGACGGTGGAGGTGTGCAGCTACTACTGGCACTTCGTCGACGTCGTGTGGGTCGCCATGTTCGCCACGATCTACCTGCTGCGGTGA
- a CDS encoding c-type cytochrome, giving the protein MRRLLLTSLPLVVTAAVTALMAVGASAQDDPGDDLVAEGRQLFATGCVTCHGADGEGVEIVDGSAGGPSLVDAGEAGAYYYLSTGRMPLNSPGEQPTRNQPAYSPDQIDALVAYVASLGDGPALPDVDLSDADLANGGLLYRANCQACHSASGSGGALSYGRAAPGLADATPSQVGAAVRTGPGQMPVFGPEIVSADDLNDLALYVRYLKSPEDPGGLPIGRTGPIPEGFVAWLVGIGALLALVFWIGTRSPIEKPAAERHEPDEEDDA; this is encoded by the coding sequence GTGCGACGGCTCCTGCTGACCTCGCTGCCGCTCGTCGTGACGGCGGCCGTCACCGCGCTCATGGCGGTCGGCGCCTCCGCCCAGGACGACCCCGGTGACGACCTCGTCGCCGAGGGCCGCCAGCTGTTCGCCACCGGCTGCGTGACCTGCCACGGCGCCGACGGCGAGGGCGTCGAGATCGTGGACGGCTCGGCCGGCGGCCCGTCGCTGGTCGACGCCGGCGAGGCCGGGGCGTACTACTACCTGTCGACCGGGCGGATGCCGCTCAACAGCCCCGGCGAGCAGCCCACCCGCAACCAGCCGGCGTACTCGCCCGACCAGATCGACGCCCTGGTGGCGTACGTGGCGTCGCTGGGCGACGGGCCGGCGCTACCGGACGTCGACCTGTCCGACGCCGACCTCGCCAACGGGGGCCTGCTCTACCGGGCCAACTGCCAGGCCTGCCACAGCGCCTCGGGCAGCGGTGGGGCGCTCAGCTACGGGCGGGCCGCTCCCGGGCTCGCCGACGCCACCCCCTCGCAGGTGGGAGCGGCGGTCCGCACCGGTCCCGGCCAGATGCCGGTGTTCGGCCCCGAGATCGTCAGCGCCGACGACCTGAACGACCTGGCGCTCTACGTCCGCTACCTCAAGTCGCCCGAGGACCCCGGCGGCCTGCCCATCGGTCGCACGGGCCCGATCCCCGAGGGGTTCGTCGCCTGGCTGGTGGGCATCGGGGCGCTGCTGGCGCTGGTGTTCTGGATCGGCACCCGCAGCCCCATCGAGAAGCCGGCTGCGGAGCGACACGAGCCGGACGAGGAGGACGACGCATGA
- a CDS encoding Rieske 2Fe-2S domain-containing protein, with product MTQPAEGERVERAAALCFFVAMLAAIGLAITYWRGGDAQFEGVLLAVVTGGIGVGIVLWAKHFMPGGEVAEERETLASTDEEVAAFTEDFEAGETPLRSRRLLLTSAAGALTAFGAALLFPLRSLGPRPGGGLKRTAYAPGNVRVVQADGSPVRPSELPADGVVTVWPEDHTHDADAPTLLIRTRDSQDFTPRSGRGDWTVEGIVAYSKLCTHVGCPVGLYQAEEGLLLCPCHQSTFDVLDGARPVFGPAARSLPQLPLGVDDDGYLIATDDFSGPVGPGFWDRGR from the coding sequence ATGACCCAGCCTGCCGAGGGCGAGCGGGTCGAGCGGGCCGCGGCGCTGTGCTTCTTCGTGGCGATGCTGGCCGCCATCGGGCTGGCGATCACCTACTGGCGGGGCGGCGACGCCCAGTTCGAGGGCGTCCTGTTGGCGGTCGTCACCGGGGGCATCGGCGTCGGCATCGTGCTGTGGGCCAAGCACTTCATGCCCGGCGGCGAGGTGGCCGAGGAGCGGGAGACGCTGGCGTCGACCGACGAGGAGGTGGCCGCGTTCACCGAGGACTTCGAGGCCGGCGAGACGCCGCTGCGCAGCCGCCGCCTGCTGCTGACCTCGGCCGCCGGCGCCCTGACCGCCTTCGGGGCGGCGCTGCTGTTCCCCCTCCGGTCGCTCGGCCCCCGTCCCGGCGGCGGGCTCAAGCGCACCGCCTACGCCCCCGGCAACGTGCGGGTGGTGCAGGCCGACGGCTCGCCGGTGCGGCCGTCGGAGCTGCCGGCCGACGGGGTCGTCACCGTGTGGCCCGAGGATCACACCCACGACGCCGACGCCCCCACGCTGCTCATCCGCACCCGCGACAGCCAGGACTTCACGCCCCGCTCCGGCCGCGGCGACTGGACGGTCGAGGGCATCGTCGCCTACTCCAAGCTGTGCACCCACGTGGGCTGCCCGGTCGGCCTGTACCAGGCGGAGGAGGGGCTGCTGCTGTGCCCGTGCCACCAGTCGACGTTCGACGTGCTCGACGGCGCCCGTCCGGTGTTCGGCCCCGCCGCCCGCTCGCTGCCCCAGCTGCCGCTGGGCGTCGACGACGACGGCTACCTGATCGCCACCGACGACTTCTCCGGCCCCGTCGGCCCCGGCTTCTGGGACCGCGGCCGATGA
- a CDS encoding ubiquinol-cytochrome c reductase cytochrome b subunit — MLSRRLARWVDDRLGTAQFARTVLNKVFPDHWSFMIGELALYCFVILVLTGVYLTFFFDPSANETVYRGSYEALQGVEMTEAYRSGLELSFDVRAGLVMRQMHHWAALLFLASIVVHLGRVFFTGAFRRPRELNWMIGVTLLVLAMFNGFAGYSLLDDQLSGTGLRIAYSIALSIPLVGTWVTSLLFGGEFPGPDIIERLYVIHILLIPAAIAGLLTAHLAILVRQKHTQFPGPGRSEDNVVGTRLWPTYAAKALGLFFLVAAVVSFLGGVFQINPIWIYGPFDPAEVSSASQPDWYMGWLDGALRIMPGWETRAFGYEVPNPFFPGVLMAGLTFTALYAWPLLEARVTGDHAVHHLADRPRQRPVRTALGVACLAFYLVCFLGGASDVLAQTFGLSVNAILWTFRVAVVVAPLVAGWVAYRLCKELSARDGVPTASRVTWRQIPGRLRHGVGAEPEPDAEPVES, encoded by the coding sequence ATGCTGAGTCGCCGGTTGGCCCGGTGGGTCGACGACCGGTTGGGGACGGCGCAGTTCGCCCGGACGGTCCTCAACAAGGTGTTCCCGGACCACTGGTCGTTCATGATCGGCGAGCTGGCGCTGTACTGCTTCGTGATCCTGGTGCTGACCGGGGTGTACCTCACGTTCTTCTTCGACCCCAGCGCCAACGAGACCGTCTACCGGGGCAGCTACGAGGCGCTGCAGGGCGTCGAGATGACCGAGGCCTACCGCTCGGGCCTGGAGCTGAGCTTCGACGTGCGGGCCGGGCTGGTGATGCGCCAGATGCACCACTGGGCGGCGCTGCTGTTCCTGGCGTCGATCGTGGTCCACCTGGGCCGGGTGTTCTTCACCGGGGCGTTCCGGCGGCCCCGGGAGCTCAACTGGATGATCGGCGTGACGCTGCTGGTCCTGGCGATGTTCAACGGGTTCGCCGGCTACTCGCTGCTCGACGACCAGCTGTCGGGCACCGGTCTGCGGATCGCCTACTCGATCGCGCTGTCGATCCCGCTCGTCGGCACGTGGGTCACGTCGCTTCTGTTCGGCGGCGAGTTCCCCGGGCCCGACATCATCGAGCGGCTCTACGTGATCCACATCCTGCTGATCCCGGCGGCGATCGCGGGCCTGCTGACCGCCCACCTCGCGATCCTCGTGCGTCAGAAGCACACCCAGTTCCCGGGCCCGGGCCGCAGCGAGGACAACGTGGTCGGCACCCGCCTGTGGCCCACCTACGCGGCCAAGGCGCTGGGCCTGTTCTTCCTGGTGGCGGCGGTGGTGTCGTTCCTGGGCGGGGTGTTCCAGATCAACCCCATCTGGATCTACGGGCCGTTCGACCCGGCCGAGGTGTCGTCCGCCAGCCAGCCCGACTGGTACATGGGCTGGCTCGACGGCGCCCTGCGGATCATGCCGGGGTGGGAGACCCGGGCTTTCGGCTACGAGGTGCCCAACCCGTTCTTCCCGGGCGTGCTGATGGCGGGCCTGACGTTCACCGCGCTCTACGCCTGGCCGCTCCTGGAGGCCCGGGTCACCGGCGACCACGCCGTCCACCACCTGGCCGACCGGCCCCGCCAGCGCCCGGTGCGCACCGCGCTGGGGGTCGCCTGCCTGGCGTTCTACCTGGTGTGCTTCCTCGGCGGGGCGTCCGACGTGCTGGCCCAGACGTTCGGCCTGTCGGTGAACGCCATCCTGTGGACGTTCCGGGTGGCGGTCGTCGTCGCCCCGCTGGTTGCCGGATGGGTCGCCTACCGGCTGTGCAAGGAGCTCTCCGCCCGTGACGGCGTCCCCACGGCCTCCCGCGTCACCTGGCGCCAGATCCCGGGCCGCCTCCGCCACGGTGTCGGCGCCGAGCCGGAGCCCGACGCCGAGCCGGTGGAGAGCTAG
- a CDS encoding L,D-transpeptidase yields the protein MGAAVAVVLLLGACGGGDDDAGDDSGGDDRPVETTEPPLADGTSYYAEAQVPEVQVYDQPEAGAVVETLAHPGAHDVPLVFLVDGTEVDTDRIPVFLPTKPNGSKGWVDKTAVNLVANPYGITVDLSDFKLTVSNAGAVFIDASVGLGQVGMDTPAGTYFLKELIQNPNPDDVYGPYAYGISAFTENPEVADQFGGDGVIGVHGNNDPSSLGTRVSHGCIRLPNDVITEMAGLLPLGTPIEIVA from the coding sequence GTGGGCGCAGCAGTGGCTGTCGTCCTCCTCCTGGGTGCATGTGGGGGTGGCGACGACGACGCGGGCGACGACAGCGGCGGCGACGACCGTCCTGTCGAGACCACGGAACCACCCCTCGCCGACGGCACCAGCTACTACGCCGAGGCCCAGGTACCCGAGGTCCAGGTGTACGACCAGCCGGAGGCCGGCGCGGTCGTCGAGACGCTGGCCCACCCTGGCGCCCACGACGTGCCGCTGGTCTTCCTGGTCGACGGCACCGAGGTGGACACCGACCGGATCCCGGTGTTCCTGCCGACCAAGCCGAACGGCTCGAAGGGCTGGGTCGACAAGACCGCGGTCAACCTGGTGGCCAACCCCTACGGCATCACGGTCGACCTGTCGGACTTCAAGCTGACCGTCAGCAACGCCGGCGCGGTCTTCATCGACGCATCGGTGGGCCTGGGCCAGGTGGGGATGGACACCCCTGCGGGGACGTACTTCCTCAAGGAGCTCATCCAGAACCCGAACCCCGATGACGTCTACGGCCCCTACGCCTACGGCATCTCGGCCTTCACCGAGAACCCCGAGGTGGCCGACCAGTTCGGTGGCGACGGCGTGATCGGCGTCCACGGCAACAACGACCCGTCGTCGCTCGGCACGAGGGTCAGCCACGGCTGCATCCGGCTCCCCAACGACGTCATCACCGAGATGGCGGGCCTGCTGCCGCTGGGCACCCCGATCGAGATCGTCGCCTAG